The sequence AGAtttcatttcaattcaagtttatttgtatactgCTTATAACAATGCatatagtttcaaagcagctttaaagaattttttttttttcaatgctcaATGTTTGTTTCAATGTCACCTGACCAAACCGGAAAACGAGTCTCATCGCATCCACTTGTCGGAGAAAATCTTAACATCAGTGTGAACTGATAGCGATATCTATGGACATTGTTgctgttttgttaaattttaatatctgaacatgtgagaagaaaaataaaacatttgcatatgtgaccctggaccacaaaaccagtcataagggtattttttttttattttattgatatgtataatttaattcCATTTGAAAACTTTCCaatgaataagctttccattgatttatggtttgttatgatatgacgatatttggctgagatacaagtatttgaaaatctggaatctgagtgtgcaaaaaaaaaaaaaaaaaaaaaaaaaaaactctaaatattgagaaaaatgcctttaaatttgtccaaatgaggttcatagcaatgcatattactaatcacaaattaagttttgatatatttatggtaggaaatttacaaaatatcttcatggaacataatctttacttaatatcccatCCAAAGACTTGAGTAGAAAATACTGTACCAttctgataaaaacaaaatatacttcaTTCTGTTTATCAATAACATTAAGTACATTAAACATAGCATGAACAGGAAAACAGAGCCTACAAGTCTtccatatttgtaatatttttttgtctaGATTTTCAGAATCAATAATTAGTAAATATGGTATCAGTGACATATAGTCCTACAGTataatctgattggttgagcagcGTTCTAAGTGAGCTGATATACAGTCTACAGTTTCACTGTTCATTTCACATCTCActcatattcatgttttttttttcttaattactgAAATCATCTCTTTAATTTAcctttttgtttgttctgtttataACTTGACAGCTCTCGGTCATCATATTTCATTGTATGAAAGGTATTTCACAtgatgttccacagaagaaagaacatcttatccaccttatttttaacgtaAGAGTGTGTGCGACtgtttgtaacttgaatgtgcgaGGCTTCCGGTGCGATCTGCTTTGAGTTATTTAACACGTACAAAAACAGTACATGGTGAGTTATGCTGCTAGATACTGCAAACTAGTATTTCTTATCATATTATGTTAATTTATCATCATAATCATGACATAGTGAAgctagttttaccatttactgcactttgttattcagtttttttagtGGCTAGTGGTTTtagtgaaaaatacagtaaaaactgtagtGCAGTGTAGGCCTACCTTTACactgaagaagaagaggaggcgGTTTCAATAGTGAAATTGAGTTCAATAGCTTTTGGGGCTTGTGGAATAATTCAGGATTTTTCATGAAGCTGACTGAATTGTATTATTAAGTTCAATCTCCTGGAGAATAGTATGCCGCACAAATATTGCTAAAATCCATAGTATTTATCTATATACCTGAATGTGGTATTGATATGCAAATCATTTTACACAGGGAAGTTACTAAGGCTCAGTTCTCAAGATAAAAActtgcattaaaatgcatgacATATTTGAACACTTAAGACACATTTCTGAATGCCATTGCAAcagatacaaataaatacatgaataaataaagtggcatttattttaaataaatatatcaattaattAATGTGAAGACATTAACTGTGCATTTTTATGGACATCTGTGTTTGTCATCTGTGTTAACAACATGTCTAATAGCTCTTAGATTCTTACATATGGCCATAtcatctaaatgtattaaatcattTAAGATTATTATAGAAGTGTGAGGATTTTTAGAGGTAGACAGTTAATTGAAACTGGGTTTTAATTGTAATTGCAGGTCATGTTCCTCTACTGTCACCGAAACACTGGGGTTTCCGCCCTCTAGTGGCTTTTTAGAAAAACTGCATTGTTTGCACTTGTACTTGAATCAAACTTCCAAATTCAGCTCTTCTGGTGTGTGCATCTCCTTTTTCTTTATGTTAAGCCTACAATTAACAGTACTTTGctaagaaaatattaattaattataatttgtaaaCTATACCACATGGGTTATGCACAAGAAAGTAGGTCATCTGCCTTCTGTTGAAATACATAATCCTCATGCAACCTTTAACAGAAATGGTCTTATGAGGCCACAGCTGTAGCAATAAACCTATTTGCAAAATAACCAGAACATGCATATTGGATATGActgttcattaattattttaactagACTTCGCCACCTTGGAATTCCAAGGTTTTATCTGCATTCTGAGCAGTTTTGAAGATATtgagttttaaagttttagcatTCCATAGACTTGTAGACAGaatcctttttgttttctaaaaaagtcccaaaatgtacacatATTACAAAAGAtctcagatagaaccttataattccaaggcgATGACTTTTTTGattgcatttatacatttattgatatatatatatatatatatatctatatatatatatatatatatatatatatatatatatatatatatatatatatatatatatatagatacttcAGTTCAATATTGATTCACTTCATCAGGCCAATTTTCCTCACCAGAAAGTATTgcattattataaagtattaataatacaattagtaatattataaagtattattattattattattattattattatcttttatcaATATCTTTACTGAACAGTCAATGGGAGGGAGTATGCATTCATTAATCACAATATTTCCAATTATGTTTGTTCCACCAGCGAACATAGTTCAAAACgaagcagaatatatatatatatatgtgtgtgtgtgtgtgtgtgtgtgtgtgtgtgtctcagagcaGCAGATAAGCAGTGTTTTGTTCTGAATGAGTCAGCGCTTTGAAGGAATCGTTTGAGAGGAAGATTCTATGACTCGCTCATAAACACATTCATTTGTTGCCACTTACTGGTGTAACGATGCAACTTCAAGAAAAGCGTcactgaaaacataaataaacggCGTGATACAATTTAAACACTACATATTGACTCTATATCGACAATACGACACGGACCTAACTGTACAATGTTAAACAGATCATTAAACCCGCAGCACTGCTCAATGTTTATCAAAGCTGCTTTTCTGAAACACCCACAAGTGTTGTTTCTTTTGTGACAATGGAtatgaaaaaaagacataatacaTCCTGTTTATTTTCTATAGTCTTGAACGCGCTCGCAGCAGCTTCACAATCAAAACAGTGAATGCTGATGGCGATGTGAAAAACATCACAACAGTGTTGCTCAATGTATTTGTCAGATGATTTGTAACAACTATCAAATGCTATGATGTAATGACATATTTCTAATTGTATGAGCATCCTTAAACGCATACAAATGGCTAGATTAACACATCTGTTTGACTGGTACATTGAAATTAATGGTgcgctttaatttatttattttttctccccccatattaaaagctttttttactTACCCAGAAATACCATCAATGCAACGCAGGATAATTTCAAAGAAGACGCCCACTGCgttttcccaaaatgcaataaaataggCATTTTGGTCGATGACAATAAACGTAGCggacaataaaaacagaaaagcttTTGAGATCTATTTTTTTCGtttcaattatactaaaaaaaccacgtaaaatgtttttattttgtgctatgaTATGGCTGGCAGTGTCTGTAGAAGGAAAACTGGTTGATAGTATGGTTGTGGATTGTTGTTTGTCGTGTTTGAGGGTTCAGTTGAACCATGTTACAATATACTATAATAGcagcaaataaaatatgatatgaatcagttttacatgatttaaaaaaaaaataatctgaatgcATCTTTATATTACATGTGTCTCATAATTTGAGAAAAATCAGAAATCAGCCTAAGAAAATCCAAACGGCCGTTGACGCAAAACCAAATAATAAGGCTCTAGCTTGCAGTTGGACAACCTCTCCTCATCTCCTCACTAATGGAGATCAAAGTGCACTAGAGATGAGCAGGAGGTGGAAATGCACACAAGGGATGAGAATGGTGCCGAAAAATACGATGATGATTATTAAAGATATACATAGCCATATACAGTAGGCAGTGTAGCCTATTTATCTGATTAGTGAAATGAGAGCACATTCATTGAGGGTGTGCCTTGATGCCAGTAATGGTTAGCAACTAGTTTATTGTGATTTACAAAACTCGTGATCTGTGATTCCTTAAATCTCAAAGGACAGTTGGCATGAATAATTAAGTGTGTAATGCTAAAACCACTTCTCCACTGCAGGGCAATTTTGTTTGCCtcttcagagacagagagacagttaGAAGAATTGGCAATTTCATGCTGATGAGAAGTCATTGAGAAGATAGAGGAAAAAGTCGAGGGCTGAAGCTCACAATGAAGTGCAGTAACTAAACTATATTGACCACTGTTGACATCTGGTAGATGATGAAAGAGGTGCATGAGGAAATAACAGATTTATTATGAGGGATAATGTACAGTGATGTACAGCTGGTGAGTattgaaaaataatacacaaaacagTCTGTTTGGGGACTATATAATGCATATCTGACAATACTTACTCTCACTAATTTAAATAATCACTTATTCTGTGTCTCATCTTTCAAGTGGCATGATCTGACTAATAAATCTTGGTATCAGCGGACAAATACGGGTTCCTCATCCTTCAGCTGCCAATCAGAGGGAAGACGTCTGTTGCGTCCAGCTGTGGCAGGAACATCTGGTGCGAATGGCAAACCATGCTGCTTCCAGCGATTgagaatacacacaaacacacacaaacaaaagccaTTTTACATcttgtgaacatttttttttttgtttctgtgataAATGGTTAATAATCAGTTTACACATGAAAGGATGTATGCATATTCATATTTCACTTAGAATAATGAAGATGCACGTCATTAAGAATAGATTTAAGCTGTATAATTAATgtccacatgacattttacagtatGAAGTACAGTATAAATATAGATGGTTTAAAGAGAGTTTTAGAACTTTAcatctttatgtaatttcataattctgttgtttatgaaatatatatggaatgtactttaagcatttatggtaaacacTTAAATGCAATTTCTGTTGAAACATGCACCTCtatgtaaagcatgaaaatagttattaaaacaatgatttaaaatgtagttcaaacttaaatatttaatctgaaaataatatttaaagtttttttttttttatgtactaaagtgtgttaagaaacatagtcatgaaagtCTCTTTCATTGAGTACACTTAAGTGGACTTTTagttcattaaaatgttattatttgcaAAACGGGTttctaaaaatacagttttaagatTTAAGGTCCACAACAAGCATATGCACACTTCTTTTACACAAGGGAAGTTCAAACTCATGCAAAATCTACTCTCACTTAACgttaacataacatttaataactcaaatattcacattattttgtttattttatattttgctttcatGTCCATCTTACCATGGTAACATAGATGTTATCTGGACTGCTAGGAGGACTGTTCACGTCTGCGAGGTCAGGCATGCTGAATCCCACCTGAGACATGACGCAAGTCATTTTCAAGACCCAGGCAACAACGCATTTACACATTTAAGAATCAAACCTCAACCACAGTTTTCTTAATTTaaacagaataaatgtaaatcaaagaaAATTGGATTTAATAATTAACTTTACCACTACAGAAAGGAAATGAGAGCAGACATGCAGAAGGAAGTTGCATAGATGTGCTACCTTATATATAATTCCCTTGTCTTCAGCATCAGTGCTGGTTTTAGCCTCTTCCATATTTTGCCTAgtagaaaataaaacacaacatgaaGCCAGAAAAAATGCCTTACAGGCTGCTATTTCTCTCTGTGAACTGACAATGACTTACTTTGAGTTGTTTTCTCTCTGGGTTGACGTGTAAGCTTTCCTCCCCCAAAAAACTGTACCAATTAGTAACACAAACCCAGCCACTGATGCCACTGAGGCCAGGGGCAGCAACCAGGGAGGACGTTTCTGCAGATGATTTACACCTGGATTGTTTCTCCTGGTCAGTGCTGAAGAAAACAAATGGGCAAAATGAGTTTGGAGGTCTTTTCACACTCTAATCCACaaagaaacctttattttatCAACTTTGACAGTTGTTAACTGTATGCTGGATATGCCATGGAAGttgaagtttaatttatttatttatttattttttttcatttagtctgGCATTTATTAGCAAGCTACTGAacacaaaatttaaatacaaagagCACTCAATAACTGCATTTTCTGCAGTCATTACTCAACTGTTCAGTGTCACATAGATATATACTTTAGCTGTTTGctcagattaattaattaaagcaaacacaactatttatgtatttatagttaattaaatCTGCATGCTGCAAATTGTACATTTAGCATGTGAACAGATACTATACAtgttattaattttcattaaattaaataaattaattttagggCAGGCACACCATTTACACAATCTAAGTTTGGCCATTAGTCCTGTCCCCCAGTCATACGATCACAgaacatgcacacatacagttgCTTAACATTAAACACTTAAACACTAACAGGTCTTTCTATTTCCTCCAAAAATGAAGGAAACTCACACAATTATGCATAAGGCTCCAGTTCGACCAGCGACAGCACTGGTTTGATCAACAATCATTTCGTTGAAATTGAAGATGAATTTCACTCATCAGAAAAACTGatgacaatgaaaatattttgtaacattatacagtaaatgtctttactgtcacttgggATTAATTTAAGGTGTCAATTTAATGGCTGAATAATATTATCCCTTTGTCCAGTTACTTTTTGTTGCATGAACAGCTGACCCACAATAAGTAATGACTGACAAAAAAGCAATACATAAACTGTGGAAAAAGAGAGatagagtgagtgtgagagagaggagggtTTTCTACCTGATTGCACAATAAGGTGTGTTTGGTTCTTGTGAAAAATGCCATTGAGACGTAATCTACATAAATAAGTTCCACTGTTCTCATGGGTCACAGACGGGAGATGTATATCAAAACTCCCTAATTCGACATCTCCCTGAAAAAACACACCAAGAAGTGGTACAGTTCGATTTCTGATGTAGTAGAGGATTATTTTTGGCTCAGAGGAGATAccctgtgttaaaaaaaaaaaaaaaaaagtaataataataataataataataataataataataataataataataataataatacatgcttGTATAAAAAGTGTCAAGTATATTTGTGTATGTCTGTATTCCTAAAAAATAAGCCTACCTTGAATTCCCACTCCACACTAAGAGACATGATGTCCAGAGGTCCAGGACATTGCCAGAAATTACACGACAAATGGACATCTGTCCCAGCATTAGCCTTCTGGTCTGGACTGGTTATCACACAACCATGGGTTCCATATACTGTCAACCGAATGAGTGCATATTATattcaaaaagtaaattaaatgcttAATATGCttgattaaaataatgcatttgtgCTTACCTGTGAAGGTAAATACTATGGACAGGTACCACATAACTGAGCATGAAGACCCTGCAAAGTTTGTTTTCTCCCTTATAACagaacacataaatatattttaagcgAAAGGCAGAAATTCCATGATCCAGAAGATCTTGTGTATGGACTTCGGATCTCTCATGACTCAAAATTTCTTTGTTCCCATCAGCGAAGCGCTATCGTTTCCTGCCACATTCTGTGGTGGTTAAATAACAGTGTCTGAAACCGTTACCACATCCTCTGTGGTCCGAAAACATTAACTAACTAAAACAGATGTTCTCCTTTCTAAACAGCAAAAATGAACATAGTTCTTGTGCTTAAAGAGAGCTTATCAGCACTGCAAAGTAGGCCTTTAGTTTCCTTTGATCAGTTCTTATCCATCTTATCCGTAAAAACAGTGACTagtacattattcaaaatatccattttgtgttccacagaacagaagaaagaaagtcattcaggtttggaacggcaagaggatgagtaaatgatggctaTCCCTTTAAGGAACGGAGGAGGTCGGTCAAATGAACGCAGTACGCTTTCCACAAACAGTAAAACGAATCTTTTTCGCCCTCTAGTGTATCATTTGATGTCAGCGTTTTCCTcaagagaacagagagagacatCGTGTTAAATTAAGTTTCCGGTAGGTACATCACCTGAGGCAATAAACAAAGATATTTATCACATTGAtcgattcatttttttttttttctttttctattttttttttcttttctgattcaTCACCTTTAGCTCTCACAAAACACTTTGCCATTTCTGTTGATCTGATGAAGGACATGATGATGTCATAACATGGGTCAGAAATTCCATCAGCATTGTAAAAAGGAATTattcatgaataaaacatgagcattatactgcaatgcaaagtttgtTGTCAAATTGAAATAGTGCTTATACACCAGCAATCTGAATCACTTATGATTGAATCATTGAAATATTCATCGGATCCGTGAGTTTATTCATGAGTAAGATAATATATAATCCATTATTTGTTACTGAACATATGCAGTGGCCAGATGTTTGAACTGAACAAGCTGACTTTAATATGTATTAACTAATAAGAGCAATTATATGATGCAATATACAACAGTGGCAGTATTCATCAGATGTATTGCAGTTTGCAAATGTAAGCCAGCTGCAGCATCTAGTGGCTCTCGTTAATGCAAATTACAAAGACTTTAAGATTCAGAATAGGCCTAACCTTTATTTATATGCAGTGCGACTCTTCTTGGTGGTTCctgaattaattacatgatgaGAAAGTAAGACCATGACAAGATTTCCATTTTCTTGCATGGTTTTTTAGACACTGAATATTTTTAAGCTATAGCCCACCATAAAAAAAAGGTCAGAAGTTTTACATTGACATTACACATTATCTCCTCTCTGAGCAGATAATCAATGGGTTTTTATTGCTAATCTACATTTAATAGTAATGTTCATCCAAAATTAATATGTACAGAATGTATTGCAACATGTACAATTATACGTACAAAACAGCTAGCCTCCTTCCGTTCAGATAGTTTACAATGAAATGTGCCTTATGTGTTTGAATTGTAAGATTGTTATGTACTGTACTAACTGAGTTATTGTATCTATCCGTAATATTGTCTTTGACTGTGTGGGCCTAGGaaggaatatttcacaaaataaaatgaaaaagaaaaagaaaaaaaaagaaaacatatttgctcACTAAGTgtagttgatttatttatttattgttattattattattattattattattattattattattattattattattattattattttaatctaaaccgatttggagaaatttaacattacatcacttgctcatcaatggatcctctgcagtgaatgggttatgtcagaataataataataataataataataataataataataataataataataataataataataataataataataatgccagtccaaacagctgataaaaacatcacaagaatccacaaataatccattGCAGtctgtcttgtgaagtgaaaagctgcatgtttgtaagaaaaaaaaaagaaaaaaaaaacatcaagacaattaaaatatcttatatcTATGTCTTGGCTTGCCAGGTGAATAGATTTTAaggacatttacatttttgggtaaactattccattAATGAGCAAAGAATATATGTTGCTGACGTGCAAATGCCGGGTGGTCATATCTGTTAATATATTCATCTGCCTGACACCTGAATGAGAATTTTCTGCAGTgtagtttaaataaatgatctttttGCACATTGGAGGAACTTTTGAAAAGGTCAAGGGAAATTAAAGAATTAATTCTGTGAGCCCTTTAAGAATAAACATAGATACACTTTTCATACAGTGGCTGAAATAGCAAAGATCCAGTCAATAAATGAGACTCTCTTCAGTTTACAGTAACAGTGTATGTGTTCCTTCCGCTGACAGCTTGTTATTTTTGAGCCAGTTGGTTGGTCCCATCTCAGAGAACAGCATATGTCTGTTCAGTCTTGTACCTTTAATGCTGCTCATAGATTCGCAGTGTGAAGTTGGTAAATTGTGGCGCATGAATT is a genomic window of Cyprinus carpio isolate SPL01 chromosome B15, ASM1834038v1, whole genome shotgun sequence containing:
- the LOC109106512 gene encoding uncharacterized protein LOC109106512 isoform X2; translated protein: MCSVIREKTNFAGSSCSVMWYLSIVFTFTVYGTHGCVITSPDQKANAGTDVHLSCNFWQCPGPLDIMSLSVEWEFKGDVELGSFDIHLPSVTHENSGTYLCRLRLNGIFHKNQTHLIVQSALTRRNNPGVNHLQKRPPWLLPLASVASVAGFVLLIGTVFWGRKAYTSTQRENNSKQNMEEAKTSTDAEDKGIIYKVGFSMPDLADVNSPPSSPDNIYVTMHGLPFAPDVPATAGRNRRLPSDWQLKDEEPVFVR
- the LOC109106512 gene encoding uncharacterized protein LOC109106512 isoform X1; the encoded protein is MCSVIREKTNFAGSSCSVMWYLSIVFTFTVYGTHGCVITSPDQKANAGTDVHLSCNFWQCPGPLDIMSLSVEWEFKGISSEPKIILYYIRNRTVPLLGVFFQGDVELGSFDIHLPSVTHENSGTYLCRLRLNGIFHKNQTHLIVQSALTRRNNPGVNHLQKRPPWLLPLASVASVAGFVLLIGTVFWGRKAYTSTQRENNSKQNMEEAKTSTDAEDKGIIYKVGFSMPDLADVNSPPSSPDNIYVTMHGLPFAPDVPATAGRNRRLPSDWQLKDEEPVFVR